In the genome of Streptomyces sp. Q6, the window GATCTCTTCCCACAATTTCCAGGCGTTGGTGCAGCCTTCCTGCCATCGCTGGTCGAGGTAGGGCTTGTAGGCGTCGAGCTCGGTGAGGCGGCTTTGCCACTGTCCGGTGAACAGTTGCTCCGGCTCGGTGGCGCGGGAGAAGCGGAGGACGGTGTTGAGGCCCATGCCGAGCTGCCGGGCGATGGCCCGCTTGCTGTGACCGGCGGCCAGCAGCGCGTGGATGGCGGAGTGCTTAGCGCGAGTGCGTTCGGCGAACCGGTGGCCCGTTGGCCACGGCGAGGACGCGGGCGACTCCGACACCTGGTCTGCCACCACCGGTGATTCGGGTGCAGGTCGCAGGCAGGCACGTTGCCGGTAGACGCACTTCTCGGCGGTTTCCCCGAGGTTGTGCCAGAGATGCCATCGGTCGGCGACCTGCACGGCTTGAGGAGCGCCGCGGGTAGCGCCCTCCGCGTAGAAGAGGGCCCGGTCCCGGCAGATGATCTCGATTTCGGGTCGTTCGGACAGCCAGGCCGCGAGGGTGTCTGCTTCCCGGTCCGGAAGGAGGTCCACCGGACGGCGTGTCTCGACGTCGACGAGAACAGTTCCGTAGATCCGGCCCCTGCGCTGAGCGTATTCGTCGACGCCCAGCACGCGCGGCGTGGCGGTGGGCGGATCCGGCAGCGAGGTGATCAGCCTCAGCAACGTGTTCCGGCTGACCCGTACGCCGAAGGCGTCGGACATTCGGGCGCCAGCCCGTCCCGCGAGCGCGAGACCGACGGATACGAGCGTCGATCGCAACCGTTCAGTCCGACGCCCGAACCGACGGGTGAGTTCGGGCACCTGCTCGGCAAACGTCTTGCGCGGGCAGGAGCCCTCCACGCAGAGGAACCGACGCACCCGCAACGACAGGACGACAAGCTTGCCTGACGTGGGTAGATCACGGGGAAACCGCGGGTAGGAGCCGTGTATTCGACTCGACCAGCACCCGCAGCCCGAACAGGCTGCCCGCCTGGCCGTGGACTGGGCCTCCACTCTTACGACAGCGTCAACTACGTCGACCGACTCCACCGACATGTTCTCCACCGAACCGAACAGCAGCTCTTCCAGCTGCGGCTGCACGTTGTTCACGGCGCAGAACTGTCGATCAACGCTTTGCGCGACAGGCTTCAGGAACTCCCGGCCGCCCCGGAGCGCTATTGCAGCCGTCCCTCGCCCGACCGTTTCGTGTCCTCCTCGGGCAGGTGCACGTCGTTGACGGAGATGTTCACTTCGACGACTTCGAGGCCTGTCATGCGTTCCACCGCCGCGATCACGTTCTCGCGCACATCCGCGGCGACGTCGGTGATGCTCACGCCGTACTCCACGACGATCTCCAGGTCGATGGCGGTCTGCTTCTCGCCGACCTCGACCTTGACGCCGCGCCCCGCGCTGGAGCGTCCCCCGGGGACCCGTTCCCGCATCGCACCCATGGTGCGGCTGAACCCGCCGCCCAGTGCGTGGATTCCGGGCACTTCGCTTGCCGCGATCCCCGCGATCTTCTCCACGACTCCGTCCGCGATCGTCGTCCTGCCGCGGGTCGCCGCCGGGCCCCTGGCCCCGGCGTGCAGCGTCGTGCCGACGGCGGTGCGGGGCTCGTCGGGTTGGGCGTTGTACTGTGTCTGGCTGCTCGGCTCTGTCACGTCGACGCCACCTTCTTGGAATTTCACGGACTCTCGGCCCCCGAGCGACCTGCGGTCGCCGCATGCTGTACCGGTCTCCAAGTACCGTGTAGCACAGCGAGCATGCACACAGGTACCGCCAAATCCCGCTCGCCGTCCAGCACTTGGGAACGGGCGGAGCCTCGGCCGACGTGCGGCGCAGGATGGGGACCGGTCCGAGAGTACGGACGTCCTGGTCATCGGCGGGGCCGCCGTCGCTCAGCGCGGATGGCTGCGGGGAGCGGACCTTCTTCGTCCGATCGCCCGGTGCCCCCCGTTACCTTTTCCGTGGCTCCGCAATGGGGCCTCCGGCCTTCGGGTCCGGCATGACTTCCCCCCCCTTGTTGTTCATGATCCGGGGGGGGGTGGTGTCACCGGGTCCGGAGGCATCGACGGACCGCTGATGAGGGGCTTGAGCACCGGCTTCACCCGAGCCGGAAGAGCTCTCCGTAACGTGGATGTGGCAGCTCGGTGCCGAGGCAAGGCCGGACGAAAGCGTGAGTGGAGGGGCCTGCACGTGATCGACACCGGCGACATCGACGTCTTCCTCGGCCTGGACGTCGGCAAGGGCGAACACCACGCCACCGCCGTCACCCCGGCCGGGAAGAATGGCGAGGACGAGACGATCGCCGAGCTGGAGATGATCGTCGGGTTCGACGACGACCTGGCCGGTGAGGCCACCCGCGTCGCCAACCGGCTGCACGGCCTGCTGACCCAGATCCATCCGTCTCTGGAACGGGTGCTGGGACCGCGGTTGCAGCACCCTGCCGTCCTGGCCTTGCTGGAGCGGTTCGGCTCACCAGCACAGATACGCAAGGCGGGCCGTCGGCGGCTGGTCACGCTGCTGCGGCCGAAGGCGCCGAGGATGGCCGAGCGGCTGGTCGAGGAGATCTTCGCCGCGCTGGACGAGCAGGCCGTCACCGTTCCGGGGACCGAAGCGGCCGCGTTGATCGTCCCGAGTCTGGCCGGATCGCTCGCCGCCGTGCTCGATCAGCGCAAGCTGCTGGCCGGGCGGATCGAGGAACTGCTGGAGGACCACCCTCATTCGAAGGTCCTGACGTCCATGCCGGGCATCGGCGTCAGGACCGGAGCCCGCATCCTGATCGAGGTCGGCGACGGCAGCACCTTCCCGACCGCCGGCCACCTCGCCGCATACGCCGGACTCGCCCCGCGACCCGCAGTTCCGGGTCGTCGATCCGCGGTGAACAGCCCTCCCGGAGGGGAAACAAGCAGCTCAAGCGGGCCTTCTTCCTCTCCGCGTTCGCCGCTCTGGGTGACCCGGCATCGCGGGCCTACTACGACAAGAAGATCGCCCAGGGCAAGCACCACACCCAGGCCCTGCTCTGCCTCGCCCGCCGCAGGGCCGACGTCCTGTTCGCGATGCTCCGCGACGGAACCTTCTATGAACCGCAGCCGTCGGCCGCAGTCACCTGACCTGCGGGTCTGCGAGGAGGACGATTCGATCGGCCTCGACGTCGAAGCCGATCACCGGATGGCCATCGTCGCCCTCCGGGTCCATCAGCACGGGCTTACCCAGCCGCCGACCGATCTCCCGGAGGAAGTCGCAGAACACATCCAGTCGCTCCTGGCCCTGCAACTCCCGCAGGTCGACGTCGAAGTCGACTTCATCGGCAGCATGGAAGCGGAAGATCGCCAACACGTCGGCAGTCGGCCAGACATGCAGGTCCGGGCACTCGGCATCCGCCGGGCGGGACAGCACGGCCTCCGCCCGGGGCACTGGAAGCACCGTCTCTCCCTCGGAGTACTGGCGCTTCCAGCCCTTCTCTGCGACAAGATCAAGGACCGTCTGCCAGTCCTCCACCGAGGCATCCGGGACACGCACGTCCGGCAGCGACCCCATCAAGTCCGGGTCGAAGAAGCACTTCACGTCATCCCACAGCAGATCAGCCACCCCGCCATGCTGCCCCGGCTCACCGACTCGACGCACCCCCCGTTTCCCTTGACCAAAGTCATAGGGGCCCCCCGGAGGAACCTGGAGACGGTGCCGCCAGGGACGCGGATGATCGAGCTGACCGGTTGCGCATTCCAGCTCACGGGAGTCTCGGACGTTCCAGGACCGGATGGACCGGATGGACCGGGTGAGCCGGATGGACCGGATCACCTCATGGATCTTCTTTCCAGTGCCCTGGCGCCTTCCCCACGACGTGCGGCAAGGCATCACGTCGACTCTCGCCGACCCTGCCGGGCGGGATGCTGTGACGGCCGGACCCGTGCCGTCGAGGGAGGCCGCGGACGGTGGCCGGTTCGCCGGTGACGGCACCGGGAGCGGAGTCCCTCGCGAAATGTCCCACCGTCGCCGTCGGACCGCGCCGATCTCGTCCGGAGGCCCGGCCAGAAGGAAGGCAGGAGGAACAACCATGGAGCTGCCGGGTTTGCGAGCCGCGGCGCGGGCTACTCGGTTCGAGCGTTCGAGGCCGGCCCGGACGAAGGCACCGGCAAGTTGGGACAACAGCTACTGGTGCCGCCCTCGGCCGCCGCTAGCTGTATTGATCACGAGCGTTGTTGACACTGGCGGGTCTTGAACATGGCGAAGACCTCCGATGTGGTGGAGGTGTCTAGGACTGCACCACACGGAGGTCTTCGTGTCCCACCGTAATGCCCGGCTGACCGTGCACGGCAGGCGCCTGCTGGTCGAACGTGCCGCGTCCGGCCGTCCCGTCGCCCATGTCGCCGCCGAGATGGGCATCTCGCGGGCGACCGCCCATAAATGGCTCCGGCGGTGGCGAGCCGAGGGCGGGGCGGGCCTGGCCGACCGCTCCAGCAGGCCTTTGACGACACCGCACCGGACCCCGGCGAGTATCGAGGCCGACGTCTGCCGGCTGCGGACCGACCGCAAGCTCGGGCCGGCCCGGATCGGCCCGATCCTGGGACTGCCCGCCTCGACCGTGCACCGCGTTCTGACCCGCCACCGGCTGAACCGGCTGTCCTGGATGGACCGGCCGACCGGCACCGTGATCCGCCGTTACGAACGCGACCGGCCCGGCGAACTGATCCACATCGACGTGAAGAAACTCGGCCGGATTCCCGACGGCGGCGGCCACAAGGCCCTGGGCCGCCAGGCCGGCCGCGTCACCCGCAACAACATGGGTTACGACTACATCCACTCGGCCGTCGACGACCACTCCCGCCTCGCCTACAGCGAGATCCACCCGGACGAGAAGGTCGCGACCTGCGCGGCCTTCCTCACCCGGGCCGCCGCGTTCTTCGCCGAGATGGGCATCACCCGCATCGAACGCGTGCTGACGGACAACGCCTGGGCCTACCGCAAGGGCCTGGCCTGGAAGAACGTCCTGGCCGAACTCGGCGCGAGTGGCAAGCTCACCCGCGCCTACCGGCCCCAGACCAACGGCAAGGTCGAACGCTTCAACCGCACCCTGCTCGAGGAATGGGCCTACCTGCGGCTCTACACCTCAAACGACGAACGCACCGCGGCCCTGGCAGACTTCCTGCACACCTACAACCACCACCGCAGCCACACCGCACTCGGCGGCCAGCCACCCATCACCCGCGTCAACAACCCTGCGGGTCAATACAGCTAGTGCCCTGACCGGGAAGGTTCGCCGGGTTGTTGGTGGTGGCGGTTGGATGTGCGGTGACGTCCGATCCGACCGTTGGGGGTGCGGTGGCTGAGCCTGTTCGGGTGCGCAGACTGACTGACCAGGAAGGGCAGAAGCTGCAGCAGATCGTGCGCCGGGGCAGCACCAGTTCGGTGCGGTACCGGCGGGCGATGATGCTGCTGGCCTCGGCCGGCGGGAACCGGGCACCGGTGATCGCGAAGCTGGTGCAGGCCGACGAGGACACCGTGCGCGATGTGATCCACCGGTTCAACGAGATCGGCCTGGCCTGCCTGGACCCTCGGTGGGCGGGAGGCCGTCCCCGCCTGCTCGATCGTGATGACGAGGACTTCGTCATCCAGACGGCCATCACCCGCCCCACCAAGCTCGGCCAGCCCTTCACCCGCTGGTCGCTGCGCAAGCTCGTCGCCTACCTGCGGAAAGTTCACGGCCGGGTGATCCGCATCGGCCGCGAGGCGTTACGTGGCCTGCTCGCCCGCCGCGGCGTTACCTTCCAGCGCACCAAGACATGGAAGGAGTCGCCGGACCCGGACCGCGAGGCGAAGCTGGACCGGATCGAAGAGGTCCTTCACCGCTTCTCCGACCGGGTTTTCGCCTTCGACGAGTTCGGCCCGCTCGGGATCCGGCCCACCGCCGGCTCGTGCTGGGCCGAACGAAAGCGCCCCGGCCGACTGCCCGCCACATATCACCGCACCCACGGGGTGCGCTATTTCCATGGCTGCTACTCGGTTGGGGACGACCGCCTGTGGGGCGTCAACCGGTGCAAGAAGGGCGCCGCGAACACGCTGGCCGCGCTGAAGTCGATCCGTGCCGCCCGCCCCGACGGCGCACCGATCTACGTGATCCTGGACAACCTGTCTGCCCACAAGGGCGCCGACATCCGCCGCTGGGCGAAGAAGAACAAGGTCGAGCTGTGCTTCACCCCGACCTACGCCTCGTGGGCAAACCCCATAGAGGCCCACTTCGGACCGCTGAGACAGTTCACCATCGCCAACTCCCACCACCCCAACCACATCGTGCAGACCAAGGCTCTGCACGCCTACCTGCGCTGGCGCAACGTCAACGCCCGCCATCGTGACGTCCTGGCCGCCGAACGCAGGGAACGCGCCCGCATCCGCAGCGAGAAGGGCATCCGATGGGGCGGACGCCCGCTCACGATGGCGGCCTGACCAGATGTTCCGGCGGGTCAGACAACCAGCGCCGCGTGCAGCGCATCGAATGCTTCACGAAGTTCCAACGTGGCGATCGGATCGATCTCCATCTGCAAATGACACACGCCGTCGTCGCCGTTGGGAGTCAGACGCACGAAAAAGGCGAAACCGTCCCCGACGGGCTCCGCCTTCAACGTCATCGGATTGCTCCGGCCCGGAGTCACCGCCACCGAAAAGCGTCCACCCGACGGCGCGCGCAGGTGAGAGAGCACGCGGGCCGCGAAGTCCATGACCTCCGCAGCGCTGACATCCGCGGTGAAGTCAGCCGTCAGCCACGAGCACCAATCGGCAGTGACCTGCCAGGTGTCGCCATCGGTCCGAGCCAGTTCCACCCACACGTCGTCGCTGCCGAGGCGTATCCGCGGTAGTTCCATCATCGCCCTCCGACATCCGAGCCTGGGCTCAAGATCCTATGAGGCAGATCTCCCTCATCGGAAGCCATCACGCCATCCACCGCCCGCTCAACCCGGCGAACCTTCCCGGTCAGGGCACTAGCGGCTGTCGAAGCGTTCCAGCGCGCGCCGCAGCTCGCCGCATATCTGTTCGAGAGTCGGACGCGGACAGTCCCGTCCCGTGGCCACCAGGGCCGCGGCCACGTCGCGGAGCTTGACGTTGCGATGCTGCGAGATGTCCACCAGCAGGCCCCAGGCCCGCTCACTGGAGCAGTGCGCCAGGACCATGATCATGCCGCGCGCCTGGTCGATCATCGCGCGGCTCACCATCGCCCTGTTCAACTGCTCGTTCTCCACGCGGAGTTCGTGGATCTCGGCGATGAGGGCCGCCTCTCGTGCCGCAACCGTGAACAGCAGCGGCCCCTCGTGGGCCGTGGCCGATTCGTGCATGGTGCATACCTCACAACGCAGAGACGACAACCGTGGCTCAGGCCCCGGCGGGCCACAGGCCCTATCGGCGGGCGAGTTGCCGTTCCCCCGCCGTGCCGAGCTCGTAGGGCAACCCGTAGTGCTTGAAGATCGCTTCCTCGCCCTCTGCGGGCAGGACGTCGTCGACACCGATCGAGGG includes:
- a CDS encoding ANTAR domain-containing protein, with translation MHESATAHEGPLLFTVAAREAALIAEIHELRVENEQLNRAMVSRAMIDQARGMIMVLAHCSSERAWGLLVDISQHRNVKLRDVAAALVATGRDCPRPTLEQICGELRRALERFDSR
- a CDS encoding IS630 family transposase, whose product is MAEPVRVRRLTDQEGQKLQQIVRRGSTSSVRYRRAMMLLASAGGNRAPVIAKLVQADEDTVRDVIHRFNEIGLACLDPRWAGGRPRLLDRDDEDFVIQTAITRPTKLGQPFTRWSLRKLVAYLRKVHGRVIRIGREALRGLLARRGVTFQRTKTWKESPDPDREAKLDRIEEVLHRFSDRVFAFDEFGPLGIRPTAGSCWAERKRPGRLPATYHRTHGVRYFHGCYSVGDDRLWGVNRCKKGAANTLAALKSIRAARPDGAPIYVILDNLSAHKGADIRRWAKKNKVELCFTPTYASWANPIEAHFGPLRQFTIANSHHPNHIVQTKALHAYLRWRNVNARHRDVLAAERRERARIRSEKGIRWGGRPLTMAA
- a CDS encoding IS481 family transposase; this translates as MSHRNARLTVHGRRLLVERAASGRPVAHVAAEMGISRATAHKWLRRWRAEGGAGLADRSSRPLTTPHRTPASIEADVCRLRTDRKLGPARIGPILGLPASTVHRVLTRHRLNRLSWMDRPTGTVIRRYERDRPGELIHIDVKKLGRIPDGGGHKALGRQAGRVTRNNMGYDYIHSAVDDHSRLAYSEIHPDEKVATCAAFLTRAAAFFAEMGITRIERVLTDNAWAYRKGLAWKNVLAELGASGKLTRAYRPQTNGKVERFNRTLLEEWAYLRLYTSNDERTAALADFLHTYNHHRSHTALGGQPPITRVNNPAGQYS
- a CDS encoding Asp23/Gls24 family envelope stress response protein produces the protein MTEPSSQTQYNAQPDEPRTAVGTTLHAGARGPAATRGRTTIADGVVEKIAGIAASEVPGIHALGGGFSRTMGAMRERVPGGRSSAGRGVKVEVGEKQTAIDLEIVVEYGVSITDVAADVRENVIAAVERMTGLEVVEVNISVNDVHLPEEDTKRSGEGRLQ